CAAGCGCCGGGGAGTTCAGGGCAAGAGCCTTGGTGCCCTGATCAACACCAAACGCGGCGATGGCGCAAAGCCCACCGAGAACGCGGCTGTTCATGCCACCGCCTTCAGATCGGCCCGCGCGTCGCGGATGATCGCCCATGACGAGTGCAGGAACAGTCCGGCGATCCCGACGGCTACGATGAGATCGGGCCATGCGCTGCCTAGCCAAACCACCAGCCCGGCGGCGATAACGACTGCGGCGTTGCCGATGGCGTCGTTGCGCGAGAACAGCCAGACAGCGCGCATGTTCGCGTCGCCCTTGCGGTACCGCAGCAACGGCAGCACGGAGATGACATTTATCACAAGAGCAATCAGGCCCAGAATCCCCATCAAAGTGGCGTCTGGGGTTGTCGGCTCGAATGCCCTTATGATGGTCGTGCCAAAGACTCCAAGACCAAGCAGGCCGAGGAAGATGCCCTGGATCAGGGCCGACCGCGCTCGCCAAGCGAGGCTCCAGCCGATGGCCAACAGGCCGAGGAAGGTGATTGCGCCGTCGCCGATGAAATCCAACGCGTCGGCCTTCACGGCCTGTGACCCGGCAATGAACCCGCCGATCATTTCAAGAACGCCATAACCAACATTCAGGATCACAACGATCCAGAGCGCGCGGCGATAGCCAGGGTCCTGATGGGCCGCACCTTGCTGAATATCTTCGTCGCTCTCGATGCGGTCAAACCCATACCCTGTTGTCTCGACGGCTTTTTCAATTTCCGGCAAGCGCGCTTCGGGAGCTGTC
This genomic stretch from Pseudosulfitobacter sp. DSM 107133 harbors:
- a CDS encoding cation transporter; translated protein: MANAESAIADIPSFRYRVSGMDCAKDAAQIERAAQSAGIAPDAVKVSTATHIMTLTAPEARLPEIEKAVETTGYGFDRIESDEDIQQGAAHQDPGYRRALWIVVILNVGYGVLEMIGGFIAGSQAVKADALDFIGDGAITFLGLLAIGWSLAWRARSALIQGIFLGLLGLGVFGTTIIRAFEPTTPDATLMGILGLIALVINVISVLPLLRYRKGDANMRAVWLFSRNDAIGNAAVVIAAGLVVWLGSAWPDLIVAVGIAGLFLHSSWAIIRDARADLKAVA